GTGAACCTGCAGCAGCTGACCGGTGAAATCATCGAAGCCCTGCTTTGCGGGTGTGCCAGGTGTTCCTGCATAGCCCAGTCCCCATTTGCCGAACGCGCCGGTAGCATAGCCGGCACCTTTGAGTACTTCGGCAACGGTGGTATCCTCTTCGTACAGCAACTGGTTCAGGTCATTGGCACGCACAGCGGTGTGTCCGGTGTGCTGACCTGTCATTAAAACGCTGCGTGAAGGCTGGCAAACCATTGAACCCGCGTAGGCCTGCGTGAACTTCATTCCTTCTGCGGCCAGCTTGTCAATATGCGGGGTTTTGATTTTGGTCTGACCGTAACAACCGAGTTCCGCATAGCCTAAATCGTCGGCCATGATGAAAATGATATTCGGTTTCTGTTGCTCTGCTGCGACCAGTTTGACGGGAGTCAGCAGGCTCAGACTGCAAATGACAGTCAGAAGTGAAAAGAGTTGTTGAATCATGATGCCAGATCCTTTCAAAGTTTTTGATTCCGTGTTTTTTTGAAATATTTACACGCTGAATTCGCATTCAGAATGCTTTTTAAAAAATCGTTTGAGATTGGTATTGACCGATTCAAAACGACTTTCTATTCTCCCCGCACCATTGGCGTTCACGCTGATATTGAAAACATCAAACAAACCATTCCTGATAACATCACACCTCAGAATGACCGTTATCAATCCCTTTTACAACCTTCAAGAATACACTAGTGTCCGCTGAGCGATTTTATTCTCTCAGTGGAAAGATCGAATGCCAAAGGCACGGATGCTGTGGCATCGATCTTTTTTGAAGCCTTTAAAATGGAATGTCATTTGAGGCGCGTCTATCAGGCGTAAAAAGACAATGGCGAACAATCGCCTCCCGGAAGTAGTACAAGTCCTTCCCCCCCCTGGGCTACTGCTTCCGGGAATTTTTATGCGCAGCGCCTGAAGCGTGCTGTCAGGGTTCAACCCGCGCGGGAAACCCGTCCATTTTGCCGATGACAACAATCCCGGATTCAGAAACCGCAAAGCCACGGCTTTTATCTGCTTCCAGGTCGTAGCCGATCTCGCAACCTTTGGGGATGGACACACCTTTATCAATGATCGCATTGCGAATTTTTGCATGCCGCCCCACATTCACGCCCGAGAACAGGATCGAATTATCGACTTCTGCCCAGCTGTTGACGCGTACGTTGGAGGAAATGATCGACTGGCTGACGCGGCCACCTGAGATAATCGACCCTGCACAGACCATACTGTCGACGGCCTGACCAACACGCGGTTTATTACCTTCACTCTGGGCAAAGACGAACTTGGGTGGTGGATCGGGTGGCTGATAAGAGCGAATGGGCCAGGTGTTGTCGTACAGGTTTAACTGCGGATGTACCGAAACCAGATCCATGTTTGCTTCATAATAAGCGTCGATCGTCCCGACATCGCGCCAATAGTAACCATCGCCTGTATTTTTATCCTGGAAGGGATACGCGCGAATCAGATGGTCGTCAATAATTGACGGGATAATGTTCTTGCCGAAGTCGTGTGAGCTGTCGAGCTGCGTGGCATCGTAACACAGGCGTTCGAAGAGAAAGTTCGTATTGAAGACATAGATGCCCATGGAAGCCAGGCTTTTATCGGGGTGGTTGGGCATAGGAGCGGGATTGGCCGGTTTTTCTTCGAACTTGACCACGCGCATATCTTCATCGACGCCCATGACACCAAACTGGGTGGCTTCGTCACGATCCACGGGAATGCAGCCGATGGTGACTTCCGCGCCGGATTCCTTATGGTCACGAATCAGTTTGGAGTAATCCATTTTATAAATGTGATCACCTGAGAGGATCAGAATGTGTTCCGAGCGCGCCCGTTCGATGGTGTAGATATTCTGATAGACGGCATCCGCAGTTCCCTGATACCATTGTTCGTCGATTCGCTGTTGCGGGGGTAGAACGTCGATGAATTCATTCAGTTCTCGACAGAGAAATCGCCAGCCCAGATTGATATGCCGATCAAGGCTCGCTGCTTTGTACTGGGTCAGAATCAGAATCCGACGCAGCCCGCTGTTAATACAGTTCGAAAGTGTAAAATCGATGATGCGATAACCGCCTCCAAATGGCACAGCGGGTTTTGCTCGATCTCTTGTAAGTGGTTCCAGTCGTGATCCCTTACCACCGGCCAGAACCAAGGCCAACACATTTCGCATAATTGTTCCTTCCTCAGCATGGAATAAGATCCTGGCGGACTCATTCCCTGATCCATCAATGTATTCAAATGAGGTTTTTTTAAAGCGCTAGATAGAACAATTCGAACAAACCACATTCACAGACAGTCCGTGAAGGCTTGATTCCCTGCGATATGAGTTGTGCGAACGCTCTCACTATGTTGTAGCATGCTCCGGCAATGAAAGGAATTCAAAAAATCAACGTTTTGTGTAAGATCTATTTTCTTAACCTTCCTGACGCCGACAGTTTGGCAGTACTGGTGCAGCTCACTGTTTTGACCGCTGCAAATTAATGAAGTTCCGATAGTTTTCCTGCTTGCGGCTTCTCTCGTTCTATCGGCCCATTTATAATTTGCGGCATGAATCTCTCACCATCCAGACCGGAGAATACCCCATGAGTACCACCGACGAAAAACTGACCAAATCGTTTTATGACCGTATCAGCCATTCTTATGACACGATTGCTGATTCTAATGAACATGTGGCCCGGGAAAAAGGGTTGACGGCGCTGGCGATTCGCGAGGGAGAAACGGTTCTGGAAATTGGTTATGGCACGGGTCATTCGCTGGTAGCGCTGGCGAAAGCGGTTGGAACCACTGGAAAAGTAAGTGGCGTGGATATTTCAGACGGGATGAAAACCGTCTCGGAAAAGCGGGTCAGCGAAGCCGGTCTGTCCGACCGCGTGGAGTTGATGGTCGCCAACACACCTCCCCTGCCCTTTGAAGAGGGAAGTTTTGACGTTGTTTCAATGAGCTTTACCCTGGAACTGTTTCCGCTGGAAACCATCCCCACCGTGCTGTCCGAAATCAAGCGCGTGCTGAAACCGGGAGGCCGCCTGGGCGTCGTCTGTATGGCGCTGCCTAAAGAGGGGAAAAAAGACAGTTTC
The sequence above is a segment of the Gimesia algae genome. Coding sequences within it:
- the glgC gene encoding glucose-1-phosphate adenylyltransferase, with translation MRNVLALVLAGGKGSRLEPLTRDRAKPAVPFGGGYRIIDFTLSNCINSGLRRILILTQYKAASLDRHINLGWRFLCRELNEFIDVLPPQQRIDEQWYQGTADAVYQNIYTIERARSEHILILSGDHIYKMDYSKLIRDHKESGAEVTIGCIPVDRDEATQFGVMGVDEDMRVVKFEEKPANPAPMPNHPDKSLASMGIYVFNTNFLFERLCYDATQLDSSHDFGKNIIPSIIDDHLIRAYPFQDKNTGDGYYWRDVGTIDAYYEANMDLVSVHPQLNLYDNTWPIRSYQPPDPPPKFVFAQSEGNKPRVGQAVDSMVCAGSIISGGRVSQSIISSNVRVNSWAEVDNSILFSGVNVGRHAKIRNAIIDKGVSIPKGCEIGYDLEADKSRGFAVSESGIVVIGKMDGFPARVEP
- a CDS encoding class I SAM-dependent methyltransferase — its product is MSTTDEKLTKSFYDRISHSYDTIADSNEHVAREKGLTALAIREGETVLEIGYGTGHSLVALAKAVGTTGKVSGVDISDGMKTVSEKRVSEAGLSDRVELMVANTPPLPFEEGSFDVVSMSFTLELFPLETIPTVLSEIKRVLKPGGRLGVVCMALPKEGKKDSFLEKTYKWMHQHFPHIVDCQPINATGFLEEAGFTLTVDDTMEIWTMPVAIVVGTNPA